The Candidatus Methanomethylicota archaeon genome includes the window GGGCTAATGAAGCTAAATCCCTATTTCTCATTCCCTTCGACGAGTACTCAGCTATATGACCCTTAGATTCCAGAAAATCTTTAACCAGCTTTGGAACGTTTTCGTCAAGCAGGAACTTTAGCGTATTTAACGTAGTGCTCGCCTCTTATGATTTTAGCAGCCCACTCCAACGCCTCCCTAACCATATCCTCATTTAGACTGGGATAATAGTCTCTGATAATTTCCTCAATGGAAATTCCAGCGGCGAGCAGTTCAATTACATCACTAACCAGAATCCTCGTACCCCTAAAAATTGGCTTCCCATGACAGATCTCATCATCAACAACTATATACCTACCAAACTCAAACCTCATAAAACCACACTAACACATATAAACAACCACGAATTAAAAACTTCCTGTAGATTTTTTCAAGAAAGTCTCCAGACCTCTTATCAACCCCCCAATAATCCTTCCAACAGGCTTAAACATATCCTCAACAGCGCACATAAAGAACAAAAAGATGCCATCAAAAAGCCGAAACCAAAATACACCCATAAACCAACAATAAAATTCATCCAACACAAAATTTACGAATCTAATAAAAATAAATATCAACCTGAAACCTACAAATCCTTACATGCAAAAGTCACCCTTATACTCCCAAACTATGATTCCAAATGCATATAATATCCATCAAAAACTATACAACATCATCCTCCAATCTCAACATACAAAGCTATTTCAACAATGCAACAAAACTTCCAACACAAAACGAAAATATTCATTTCCAACTCATCATGAATATAAATTATGTAAACTTCACTATGAAGAGGGATTCATGCAATTAACATCTCAACATTTAAAACCATATTTCATAAGCCTTCCCCTCACAATCCCCTCAATAGATTCCTCCGGACTTTTAAGCCTGCTTAAACCTAAGAATTCAACAGCCTTCTTTATATTAACCTTAAATCCTATTCTCATCATATTCATTATATTCATTGAATAAAGGTTTCTGCCCAGAATCAACCTAATATAGTACTATTTGTAAGCTTT containing:
- a CDS encoding DUF433 domain-containing protein is translated as MRFEFGRYIVVDDEICHGKPIFRGTRILVSDVIELLAAGISIEEIIRDYYPSLNEDMVREALEWAAKIIRGEHYVKYAKVPA